Part of the Prevotella communis genome is shown below.
ATATGTTTAATCTTATAGGATGTTCATAATATCTTTTAATGCTTTTACTTCATAAGTTACAGGCTCTGTTGCAGGATATTCTGGCCAGTGATTAAAGAAAATGGTATCTAGGCCGGAATTCTTTGCACCAAGGATGTCTGTCTGGAAGTTGTCCCCAATCATGATTGTTGATGTCTTCTTGGCACCCGACTGTTTCAGTGCATATTCAAAGAATAATGGTGAAGGTTTATTGACGCCTGCATCCTCACTCAGGATGATGGTGTCGAAGTGGTTGCTTAATCCGCAGGCCTTCAGCTTCTTGTATTGTACCTCATGAAAACCGTTGCTGCACATGTGTAGCCTATAGCCTTTGTCGCGGAGATAATCCATCAGTTCGTGGGCACCATCAATGACGCCAGGCTTTGATGAGCAGTAGTCAAGGAATACATCGCTTATCTTGAGACAATAGTCTTCGAAGGCAGAGGCTGACTGCTCATTTTTCACTCGTAATTCTTCACTCACACAAAGTGGGTGACGGAAACGCTCAACGATAAGATAATCGCGTGTTATCTCACCCTTGGAGTAGCGTCCCCACAGGTCGATGTTGGTCTTCCAATAGTCTTCGTAAAACGCCTGTGGATCGTTGAAATAGCGGTCCAAATGAAAGTCCTCATACGTCTCAGCGAGTGCTATCACGGCATTGCCGTGGGTGTCATAAAGTGTATCGTCGAAATCTAAAAATATGTCTGTGTACTGTTTCATTCGTCTCTTTTCAGTTGTTCCATCAGGTCAGCAATCTTTTTCAGTTCCTGAGGAATACGTATTTTCTGAGGACAGGTCTTCACCTCAATGCAGTGGTTACACATGATGCAGTGGTCGGGCTGACGGTCCTTGGGGATGGCACGGTCCAGACTGATGAGGTAGTTACGACGGTTCTTGCGGTAGTTCTCGTCACCTTTGTCCTTAGGCAACGTCTTTTCCACCAACCATTTATTATAATGTACGAAGATACCTGGGATATCGATACCATAGGGACAGGGCATGCAGTATTGGCAGTTGTTGCAGGGGATTGTACCCATCTCCATCATCTGTTGTGCAATCTCTGTGTCCAGGAATCGTTGCTCCTCTTCCGTCAGAGGTTCCAACGGACAGTAGGAGAGAAGGTTATCTTTCAGATGCTCCATGAAAGTCATACCACTCAGTACGGTGAGTACACCCTCTGGGGTACCTGCATAGCGGAAGGCCCATGATGCGATTGATTTCTGCGGGTCGCGCTGTTTCAGTTCGTTGATGGCATATTGTGGCAGGTCCTTGACCAGACGGCCTCCGAGAAGAGGTTCCATGATGACAGCTGGAATATGACGTTTCTCCAGTTCTGCATAGAGATAGGAAGCATCCACATTAAAGCTGTTAATCTCGTTGGCATAGTTCCAGTCCAGATAGTTCAGCTCAATCTGTACGAAGTCCCAGTGATACTGGTCTGTCATAGCCAATACCTCATCAAACACTTCTTTCTGACCGTGGAATGAGAAGCCCAGGTTCCGAATCCTTCCAGCCTCGCGCTCCTGCATGAGGAAGTCCATCATGCCGTTGTCTACATAGCGTTTGTTGAACTCCTCCATACTGCCTCCGATGGCGTGCAGCAGATAGTAGTCAATATACTCAACCTGCAGTTCCTTGAACGAGTTCTGGTACATCTGCATCGATCCTTCGCGTGAAGCATCACCAAAGTTTGATAACTTCGTGGCTACGAGATATTCCTCGCGCTTATGGCGACTCAGGGCGATACCTGTGCAGCGTTCTGACAGCCCACGACAGTACACGGGCGATGTGTCGAAGTAGTTCACGCCATGCTCCAGGGCGTAGTCTGTCTGTTGGTTGATCATATCCTGATCAAACTCTTCAGAATCAGGTAGTTGTGGCAGTCGCATCATGCCGTAGCCTAATACGGATACCTTGTCGTTGTTCTTGGGGTTGGTCCTGTATGTCATTTGTCCCACAGGTGGCTCGCCAATGTCATTGCCGTTGTCACTCTTCTTTCCTGCACAAGCTGCAATAGCAGCAGCTGAGCCAAGTCCCATATATTTTAAGAAATCTCTTCTATCCATAATTCTTAATTCTCAAATCTCAAATCTCAAACCTCAAATCATCTTGTGAACCTCATGACCTTCTACGTGAATGGCCGATAGTGGGCGCACAGGACATAGGTGCTCACAGGCACCGCAACCTATGCAGGCATTCTCGTTGACTGCGGGAACAGATGGTGACAGATCGTCTTCAGGATCGCTGGGCACCATCTCAATGGCACCTACTGGACAATGACGGGCACAGTTGCCACACTCGTTTTCACCCAAAGCCGAAAGACAGAAGTCGGGATAGACCACAGCATGACCTATCTGAATACCTGACTTCTCTTCCTTGTCTATCAGTTTGATGGCACCGGCAGGACAAACCTCTGAACAACGTGTACATTCCGGACGGCAATAGCCTTTCTCGAATGACATTACGGGCTGCATCAGATTTGTGATATCCATGCTGGGACGCAAAACGTCGTTGGGACATTTTGATACGCACAGCTGACAGCCCGTACAGTGTTGTGTCATGTGCTTCAGCGAACGGGCACCTGGTGGTACTATTGGTGTCTTTCTTTCAGGCGCTTTCTTCTCGATGATATCTGCCAGTCCTCCATCAACGTGTTTCTTTTCTTGTGCTAAGGCTGCTGTAGATACAAGGGCTGTGGCAATCAAGAAAGAACGTTTGTTGGCATCGACGCTAGCATCACTAGTCGTACCAGTTTTACTGGTCCCACTAGTTTTTCTAGAATAGCTCAGTGCTCCAAACTTGCAACTCTTGATGCAGTCCCCACATACTACGCAACGACTATAATCGACCTTGTGATTCTTGAAATCTATGCAGGCCGCCTTACAGTTCTTGGTACACAGCGAACAGTTCTTGCATTTATCCTCGTCGAAATGAATCTTCAGCAGTGAGAAACGTGAGATAAACGACAGTACCGTGCCTACAGGACAAATGGTGTTACAGTATGTACGACCGTTTCGCCAGGCTAAGATAGCAATGATAATCAGCGTGAGCAGGGCGATGAAGAATACGGGGAGTGACTTCATCCATACGTCTACGCCATAGAATGCATAACTCTCGTAATGCTCTGCAATTGATGCCAGTGCATTATTACCCAACATCCACAAAGGCTGCAGCAGCATGGTACAGATGCGGCCAAAGGCAGAGTAAGGAGCCAACAGCTCAATGATAGTGCCGACACCTGCCAGACAACCTGCGATGAATATAGCGAGCAGACCATATCTCAGCCACTTGTATTCTTTAGAAAAGGTGTACCTGTTTTTCTTGGATTTTTTACCCAACCATCCGAAAACATCCTGCATTACCCCCAGTGGACAGATGATGGAGCAATAGATACGTCCAAATAGAAACGTGAGTACAGCGAGCCCCGCGATGACAGCCACATTCAGTGCCAATACGGCCTCTAAAGCCTGCACTTTGGCCATCCAGCTAAGCCATTGGTGTAGTGTTCCCGTAAAGTCCAGGAACAGCAGTGACAGTCCTATGAACATCACACTGCCCAGTGTAATTCTGATTTTTCGAAGCATAGTAATAGTATTTGTGGCTACAAAGATACGAATAAGCAAGGAAAACACCAAATAAATTGCGTATTTTCAGGCATGAGTATTTTAAAATCCAATTATCAGAAACCAGTCGCGCAGAAAACCTTTGAATCTGTTCTGTGAATCAGCAATCAGTAGCAGACGGTTTCCCTGTATCTCACAGAGTCCTTCGTAATTCGCAAACTTACGACTGGTGAGACTTAGTCGGGTGCGAAACTCTTTGACTAATCTCTTTTCTAATATGGACTTATCCGTTGGCGTAGTCTCGTAGATACGGATAATGGTGGATGCGCCCAGTTTTAGTTTTGGCACACGAATCTGACGCTCTAAAACCAATAATCGTCCGTCTTCTAATGCGCAGAGTTCCGAAACTCCATAGAAATGCTTCTTACTGATTGGTTCATCAGGTTTATAATAGTAGCAGAACCCTGGTTTCAGGTTATCACTGAAGGATTGGATACGAAGCAGGGAGTCACCTTCCAGGAGCCTTTCACAGGTAGTATAGAATAAATGCCGTTTCCTGTCGTAGGTCAGCGATTCCAATCCGTAGTTGTGTCCTGCCTTCTTGAAGATGTCTGGCATCTCCAGGCGTTGTCCGGTTCGTTTTCCATCCAAAGTATATTCATATACCTCATTATCCTTCTCTCCAGATATGAAAACAGTATTTGTTGTGGGGCGATAGCAGATTCCCTCTACATCTCTGTTTGGCAAACCGCTGGATTGAAATCCCTCGTTCTCTAGTGATGTGATGCACCCTTTGACGCTGTCTGTCTCAATATGCAGAATAAAGAATCCCTCTGTTTCCGACTTGTCGCTCACCACGGCATATCTGTTATTCCCCAAAGCCGTTATCCCACTGTAGTTTCCTGCAGGCAACTCTTGATGAAATCTTTGTGGTTTCTGGGCTATTATGACTGAAGTCCACAATACCATCAAGTAGAGCAATACAATAGTCTTCTTCATCTTTGTTGTAAAGAGAATGTAAAGGTGTGGACTTTATCGAATCAGTTTCACTACAAGGATACTGAACTCATAGAGCAACCAGATTGGCAGGGAGACGACCAGAAGGGTGAAAATATCAGTAGTAGGGGTGATGATGGCGGCAATGACGAGGATTGCCACGATGGCATGACGTCGATAACGACTCATGAGGCTGGAGCTGATAAGATGCAGACGGCCAAGGATTGCACATACAATGGGGAGTTCAAAAATTACGCCCATGATTAGGCTCATAGAGACAAGTGTGTCTGTATAAGACTGAAGTGTGAGCATATTCTCTACCTCTGCACTGACCTGATAGGTCCCCAGAAAACGCACGGTGAGGGGAAAAATCAGAAAATAGTTGAGCAAGGTGCCAAGAATAAACATCAGATAGCCCGTGGTGACTACCCAGAAAGCAGCACGACGTTCGTTTTGGTAAAGTCCGGGAGAAACAAAACGGAATAGTTCGAAGATGACGTATGGGGCGGCACAGAGCAAACCTGCATAGATGGCCACACGCATGTGGGTCATAAATTGCTCCGTGAGTCCCGTGTTCATCAGGTGAATACTGAATGGCTCTACGCCCAGCCACTGAAAGGTGATGAACTCGCTAGTACGTGGAGCCAGTACAACGGCAAAGAGCCAGTCCTTCATACAGAAGGCGGCAATGCCGAAGATAGTGGTGACAACCAGCGAACGCAGGATGACCCATCGGAGCACATCAAGGTGCTGCCAGAAGGTTACCGGTTCGCTATTATTCATCCTTTTTGACCTCGTCGTTAACTTCCTTCATGCCTTCCTTGAAACTCTTAACGCCCTTGCCTAGGCCGCGCATCAGTTCGGGAATCTTGGCTCCACCGAAAAGAAGTAGCACGATGAGGGCAATGAGCAGCAACTCCTGTGCGCCCAATCCAAGGAAGAGTAATGTGTTAAGTCCAATCATAATCTGTAGGGTTTTTAATATCGGATGCAAATTTAGGTAAAAAAAATGAGATTTGATAAGATTGTCACAAAAATTTTGTACCTTTGCGGCCTACTAATATAACTTTGTACGCATGGAAACAAAAAAGGATACAATTTTGATATTAAGCGGTGGCATGGATAGTGTCACGTTGCTGTATGATTACAAGGAGCGCATCGCATTGGCTATTTCGTTCGACTATGGGTCAAATCATAACGCCAAGGAGATTCCTTTTGCCCGTCTGCACTGTGAACGGCTGGGTATAGAACATATCGTGATTCCTCTGGATTTTATGGGTAAGTATTTCGAAAGCTCGTTACTGCAAGGTTCGGAGGCTATCCCTGAGGGACATTATGCTGACGAGAACATGAAATCTACGGTGGTGCCTTTCCGTAATGGCATCATGCTGAGCATTGCCGTGGGTATGGCAGAGAGTCGCGAACTGCAGTATGTGATGATGGCAAATCATGGTGGCGACCATACGATTTATCCTGACTGCCGCCCTGATTTCGTTGCGGCTTTCGATGCTGCAGCCCATGCTGGTACATACAACGGCGTGCATCTGATTTCGCCTTATACGAATATCACAAAAGGACAGATTGCTGCCCGTGGAAAAGAACTTGGTATCAACTATGCCGAGACATGGTCGTGCTACAAAGGTGGAGATAAACACTGTGGCAAATGCGGCACGTGCGTAGAACGAAAAGAGGCACTGGCCGATGCCGGTATTCCTGATCCAACGGAATACGAATAAAGTGAAATTAAAAAAATATAGGGAGTGAATCAATCACTCCCTATATTTTTATCTGTAGTTCTTCCTATTTCTTCAACCAGCGATCCAACCACTCAAAGTAGGTGCGTTGCCAAAGAATACCGTTCTGTGGTTTCAACACCCAGTGGTTCTCGTCGGGGAATATCAGTAACTCGGCCTCGATACCACGCATGCGGGCTGCATTGAAAGCACTCATGCCCTGTGTCGCATTGATGCGGTAATCCTTCTCGCCATGGATGCATAGGATAGGTGTATCCCATTTATCCACAAAGCGGTGGGGAGAGTTATCGTAGGTCTTCTTAGCACGAGGCGTCTGGTCCTTGTTCCAGTAAGCATCATCATACTCCCAGTTAGAGAACCAGTTTTCCTCTGTTTCTGTGTACATAGCCTCGAGGTTGAAAGCTCCGTCATGGGCAATGAAGCACTTAAAGCGTCCGTCGTGATGACCAGCAAGGTAATAGACGCTGAAACCACCGAATGAAGCACCTACTGCACCCAGACGGTCGCGGTCAACATAAGGCAGTTCGTCGCAGGCAAAGTCGATAGCGGCGAGATAGTCGTGCATACACTGACCTGTCCAGTCGCCAGAAACGGCTTCAAGCCATTCCTGACCGAAGCCAGGCAGTCCGCGACGGTTGGGAGCCACGATGACATAACCCTGAGAAGCCATGATAAAGAAGTTCCAGCGATAGCTCCAGAACTGTGACACAGGACTCTGGGGACCACCCTCACAGAAGAGCAGGGTGGGGTATTTCTTTGTCTTGTCGAAATGAGGAGGCAGAATCACCCATGTGAGCATATCCTTACCATCGGTGGTCTTCACCCAGTACTGTTCTACAGAAGGTTTTCCAAGCTGGTCAAGGATTTCTTTGTTGACCTCGGTAATCTGAGTAATAGCTACGCCATTATCAGTATCGTTTGGTGTCACCACATAGAGATCGGCGGGTTCTGTGTAAGAATGTTTCTCTGCCAGAATCTGCTTGTCGTTCAGCATCTGCAGTGAACCGAAATCAGCCTGAAAGTTTGTCATCTGTTTTACCTCGCCCTGAAGGTTAGTGCTGTAGAGATTCTCTGTGGCGTGCCATACACCTATATAATATATGGTACGCGCGTCAGGTGCCCAACAGTAATCGTCCACGTTTGAATCAAACGACTCCGTAAGGAATGTCTTCTCACCTGTTTTCAGGTCGTAGCAGCACAGACGCATACGGTCGGCCTCATAGCCGTCTCGTGCCATAGATGTCCAAGCCAGATAGCGGCCGTCAGGTGAGAACTTAGGATTCTGGTCGTAGCCAGGCAAGTTCTTCAGATTCTCAGGGGCGTTGACTGCCTGATTAAGCATGGTTTTGGTAGGTTCGATGGCAGGCTCTACATAGTCGGCAGGCTTACAGAGATTCTTGGTCTCTTTCTTTTCTACATCATAAAGGAAAATGTCTGAGTCAGTAGAGATAGAATACTGCAGACCAGTCTTCTTCCTGCAGGTGTACGCAATCTGTTTAGAGTCGGTGCTCCAAGCCAGTTGTTCCATACCGCCAAAGGGTTCCATTGGACATTCGAAAGGCTCGCCCTCAAGGATGTCTGTACCTTCGCTGGCAACAGAAAAATCATCGTTTACTGTGAATACGAAGGGGTGCTGGATACTCTCCACGTAGTGGTCCCAGTGACGATACATCAGGTCTGTTACCACACGGCCTGTAGTCTTTGGCAAGTCGGCAGGTTTTTCCTTGATTACCTCGTTGAAGGGGATGCTCTTCAGAATGATGACCTTTGAACGGTCGGGAGAGAACTGGAAACCCTCAACCTGACCTTCTGTCTCTGAAAGCTGTTTGCGGGCTGAGCCGTTAAGACTCATCTTCCACACTTCGCCACCCTTGATGAAGGCTACGGTCTCGTTGTCGAGCCATTGCGCATCCGTTTCATTGTCGGCATCTTCAGTAAGTTGCTTCTGTTCTGATCCATCAGCATTCATCATCCAAAGCACCTGGTGACTTTTGTTTTCTTCTACACTATAGTAGCCCATCTGGAAAACGATATGCTGTCCGTCAGGTGAAGCCTGATAACCACCGATACGACTCATAGCCCAGAGTGCCTCTGGCGTCATCTGGTCATTCTCCAACTGTATGGTTTGTTTTTGGATGTTCACTTCGTTATTGTCTTTCTGTGAGCCGCAAGCCGTGAGTAGCAGAGCTGCGGCACCAATTGCTAATAATTTATTCATAAGCGTCATTTATTTCTTCTTCACGGGATCGCAGGTCAGGCCGCACCCCAGTTTCTTGAATATCTTACGATCTACTTCTGAGAGCATTACGGTAGAATGTACCTGGCAGCCGCGCAGACGGGGCAACTGTTCCAATGCTTTGCGGCACTGCTCATCGTCCTTTGACAATACGCTCAGGGCTACCAGCACCTCATCAGTATGCAGACGGGGATTCTTACCTCCTAAGTATTCTATCTTAGTTTTCTGAACAGGTTCAATGAGACTCTGTGGAATCAGTTTTGCCTCATGGCTGATGCCTGCAAGGTGTTTGGTGGCATTGAGCAGCAGAGCAGCAGAGCAACCCAGCAGGGGTGATGACTTCGCTGTGATGATGGTGCCATCTTCCAATTCCATTGCGGCAGAGGTCTGACCAGTGAGTTCTTGTTTGGCTTGAGCAGCTACGGTGACACGACGATAAGCGGTGGTAATCTTTGCCTGATTGAAAAGCATCAGAATCTTGTTGATTTCCTTCTCGTTGTCAATACCCTCCGCCATTTTGTTGGTCGCATCGTAGTATCGACGGATAATCTCGTCGCGACTGGCCTGGCAGCATACCTCGTCATCGCTAATGCAGAAGCCCACCATGTTGACGCCCATATCTGTAGGACTCTTGTAGGGGTTCTCACCATAGATGCCCTCAAACAGTGCGTTAAGCACAGGGAATATTTCAATGTCGCGATTATAGTTGATGGCAATCTTGTCGTAGGCTTCCAGATGGAAGGGGTCAATCATGTTCACATCGTTGAGGTCGGCGGTAGCTGCTTCATAGGCGATGTTTACAGGATGCTTCAGGGGCAGACTCCATACGGGGAAAGTCTCAAACTTGGCATAACCAG
Proteins encoded:
- a CDS encoding Sec-independent protein translocase subunit TatA/TatB, with the translated sequence MIGLNTLLFLGLGAQELLLIALIVLLLFGGAKIPELMRGLGKGVKSFKEGMKEVNDEVKKDE
- a CDS encoding 4Fe-4S binding protein; translated protein: MLRKIRITLGSVMFIGLSLLFLDFTGTLHQWLSWMAKVQALEAVLALNVAVIAGLAVLTFLFGRIYCSIICPLGVMQDVFGWLGKKSKKNRYTFSKEYKWLRYGLLAIFIAGCLAGVGTIIELLAPYSAFGRICTMLLQPLWMLGNNALASIAEHYESYAFYGVDVWMKSLPVFFIALLTLIIIAILAWRNGRTYCNTICPVGTVLSFISRFSLLKIHFDEDKCKNCSLCTKNCKAACIDFKNHKVDYSRCVVCGDCIKSCKFGALSYSRKTSGTSKTGTTSDASVDANKRSFLIATALVSTAALAQEKKHVDGGLADIIEKKAPERKTPIVPPGARSLKHMTQHCTGCQLCVSKCPNDVLRPSMDITNLMQPVMSFEKGYCRPECTRCSEVCPAGAIKLIDKEEKSGIQIGHAVVYPDFCLSALGENECGNCARHCPVGAIEMVPSDPEDDLSPSVPAVNENACIGCGACEHLCPVRPLSAIHVEGHEVHKMI
- the queC gene encoding 7-cyano-7-deazaguanine synthase QueC translates to METKKDTILILSGGMDSVTLLYDYKERIALAISFDYGSNHNAKEIPFARLHCERLGIEHIVIPLDFMGKYFESSLLQGSEAIPEGHYADENMKSTVVPFRNGIMLSIAVGMAESRELQYVMMANHGGDHTIYPDCRPDFVAAFDAAAHAGTYNGVHLISPYTNITKGQIAARGKELGINYAETWSCYKGGDKHCGKCGTCVERKEALADAGIPDPTEYE
- the tatC gene encoding twin-arginine translocase subunit TatC is translated as MNNSEPVTFWQHLDVLRWVILRSLVVTTIFGIAAFCMKDWLFAVVLAPRTSEFITFQWLGVEPFSIHLMNTGLTEQFMTHMRVAIYAGLLCAAPYVIFELFRFVSPGLYQNERRAAFWVVTTGYLMFILGTLLNYFLIFPLTVRFLGTYQVSAEVENMLTLQSYTDTLVSMSLIMGVIFELPIVCAILGRLHLISSSLMSRYRRHAIVAILVIAAIITPTTDIFTLLVVSLPIWLLYEFSILVVKLIR
- a CDS encoding YjjG family noncanonical pyrimidine nucleotidase: MKQYTDIFLDFDDTLYDTHGNAVIALAETYEDFHLDRYFNDPQAFYEDYWKTNIDLWGRYSKGEITRDYLIVERFRHPLCVSEELRVKNEQSASAFEDYCLKISDVFLDYCSSKPGVIDGAHELMDYLRDKGYRLHMCSNGFHEVQYKKLKACGLSNHFDTIILSEDAGVNKPSPLFFEYALKQSGAKKTSTIMIGDNFQTDILGAKNSGLDTIFFNHWPEYPATEPVTYEVKALKDIMNIL
- a CDS encoding esterase-like activity of phytase family protein, with translation MKKTIVLLYLMVLWTSVIIAQKPQRFHQELPAGNYSGITALGNNRYAVVSDKSETEGFFILHIETDSVKGCITSLENEGFQSSGLPNRDVEGICYRPTTNTVFISGEKDNEVYEYTLDGKRTGQRLEMPDIFKKAGHNYGLESLTYDRKRHLFYTTCERLLEGDSLLRIQSFSDNLKPGFCYYYKPDEPISKKHFYGVSELCALEDGRLLVLERQIRVPKLKLGASTIIRIYETTPTDKSILEKRLVKEFRTRLSLTSRKFANYEGLCEIQGNRLLLIADSQNRFKGFLRDWFLIIGF
- a CDS encoding DUF1846 domain-containing protein translates to MKIGFDNEKYLKIQSEHIKERIAKFNGKLYLELGGKLFDDHHASRVLPGFKPDSKLRMFAQLRDQLEIVIVVSAEDIEKNKVRADLGITYDEDVLRLREEFMNRDFMVGSVVITHYNGQNAADQFRHRLERMGIKSYVHYLIDGYPHNVELIASDEGFGKNDYVETSRELVIVTAPGPGSGKMAVCLSQLYNENKRGVQAGYAKFETFPVWSLPLKHPVNIAYEAATADLNDVNMIDPFHLEAYDKIAINYNRDIEIFPVLNALFEGIYGENPYKSPTDMGVNMVGFCISDDEVCCQASRDEIIRRYYDATNKMAEGIDNEKEINKILMLFNQAKITTAYRRVTVAAQAKQELTGQTSAAMELEDGTIITAKSSPLLGCSAALLLNATKHLAGISHEAKLIPQSLIEPVQKTKIEYLGGKNPRLHTDEVLVALSVLSKDDEQCRKALEQLPRLRGCQVHSTVMLSEVDRKIFKKLGCGLTCDPVKKK
- a CDS encoding aldo/keto reductase; the encoded protein is MDRRDFLKYMGLGSAAAIAACAGKKSDNGNDIGEPPVGQMTYRTNPKNNDKVSVLGYGMMRLPQLPDSEEFDQDMINQQTDYALEHGVNYFDTSPVYCRGLSERCTGIALSRHKREEYLVATKLSNFGDASREGSMQMYQNSFKELQVEYIDYYLLHAIGGSMEEFNKRYVDNGMMDFLMQEREAGRIRNLGFSFHGQKEVFDEVLAMTDQYHWDFVQIELNYLDWNYANEINSFNVDASYLYAELEKRHIPAVIMEPLLGGRLVKDLPQYAINELKQRDPQKSIASWAFRYAGTPEGVLTVLSGMTFMEHLKDNLLSYCPLEPLTEEEQRFLDTEIAQQMMEMGTIPCNNCQYCMPCPYGIDIPGIFVHYNKWLVEKTLPKDKGDENYRKNRRNYLISLDRAIPKDRQPDHCIMCNHCIEVKTCPQKIRIPQELKKIADLMEQLKRDE
- a CDS encoding S9 family peptidase, encoding MNKLLAIGAAALLLTACGSQKDNNEVNIQKQTIQLENDQMTPEALWAMSRIGGYQASPDGQHIVFQMGYYSVEENKSHQVLWMMNADGSEQKQLTEDADNETDAQWLDNETVAFIKGGEVWKMSLNGSARKQLSETEGQVEGFQFSPDRSKVIILKSIPFNEVIKEKPADLPKTTGRVVTDLMYRHWDHYVESIQHPFVFTVNDDFSVASEGTDILEGEPFECPMEPFGGMEQLAWSTDSKQIAYTCRKKTGLQYSISTDSDIFLYDVEKKETKNLCKPADYVEPAIEPTKTMLNQAVNAPENLKNLPGYDQNPKFSPDGRYLAWTSMARDGYEADRMRLCCYDLKTGEKTFLTESFDSNVDDYCWAPDARTIYYIGVWHATENLYSTNLQGEVKQMTNFQADFGSLQMLNDKQILAEKHSYTEPADLYVVTPNDTDNGVAITQITEVNKEILDQLGKPSVEQYWVKTTDGKDMLTWVILPPHFDKTKKYPTLLFCEGGPQSPVSQFWSYRWNFFIMASQGYVIVAPNRRGLPGFGQEWLEAVSGDWTGQCMHDYLAAIDFACDELPYVDRDRLGAVGASFGGFSVYYLAGHHDGRFKCFIAHDGAFNLEAMYTETEENWFSNWEYDDAYWNKDQTPRAKKTYDNSPHRFVDKWDTPILCIHGEKDYRINATQGMSAFNAARMRGIEAELLIFPDENHWVLKPQNGILWQRTYFEWLDRWLKK